CTGCCCATGATGTACAGGGTTTGCCCGTCGGTGGAAAGCGGCTGATAAAACGGTGTTTCCAGCGCTTTATCAGCGATGATTTCACCGGATTCTAAAGCGATCTTCAAAATGTTTCCGCTCAGGTCAGCAATAAAAACATGGCCGTTCAGGATCAAAGGCGCGGTGTACACGTGCTGCGGCAGTTCAATCATAAACTTTTCGCGGCCGTCGTCCAAATTGACGGCTGCCAGCAAACCGTCTCCGGAACAAACCACGATGGTGCGTTCCGTCATGGCCAGGTTTTGCAACAATTTTTGCGGAAAAGAGTAGGCCCAGATTTTTTGGCCGGTTAAGCGGTTGAGCGCCAGTACCTGGCCTTTAATGGTTGCATGAATAAGCACTTCCTGAAAAACCAGCGGACTGCTTTTCGAAAAATAACCTTTTAACTGCCACTGCACTTTTTGGCGAATGAGGTCGTAGGCCGTCAGCCCGTAAGCGCCTTTTTCGGAAGCGATGTAGGCCAGCGGTCGCGCAAAACAGGGCGCTGCCGAAAGCCCGCGAGAAAAACGCTTGCGTCCAATGTCTTTAAGCTGCAAATCCGTTGACAGCAAAAATCCGTTGTAAGTGGTTAAAATGAATCGCGC
This sequence is a window from Caldithrix abyssi DSM 13497. Protein-coding genes within it:
- a CDS encoding PQQ-binding-like beta-propeller repeat protein — encoded protein: MGFLMNMRRIIVIVLLILFVIGCQNPGVKVSSLNELPQTLHEGWNTPRWYLHNSELDTPLTVVKEKNINGLATPAILNPGARFILTTYNGFLLSTDLQLKDIGRKRFSRGLSAAPCFARPLAYIASEKGAYGLTAYDLIRQKVQWQLKGYFSKSSPLVFQEVLIHATIKGQVLALNRLTGQKIWAYSFPQKLLQNLAMTERTIVVCSGDGLLAAVNLDDGREKFMIELPQHVYTAPLILNGHVFIADLSGNILKIALESGEIIADKALETPFYQPLSTDGQTLYIMGSNGRLFALSQDLQLKWSLALKGAPSMPIIVTARRLIVATHQKQFYLINRQTRNIDQQFTFKRRVVSCTPAPGGQLLIAMEYDRLARLSLKQEKR